From one Mesomycoplasma ovipneumoniae genomic stretch:
- the fba gene encoding class II fructose-1,6-bisphosphate aldolase, protein MNLQNTKAMLEKARKNRYAIPHININNLEWTKAALLGAQAKKSPLIIATSEGALKYMGGLKTVYNLVTNLIEFLEITVPVALHLDHGSFETCKKALETGFTSVMYDGSREKFSKNLELTREIVELANSKNATVEAEVGQIGGEEDGIVGNGEIADVDQAYEISKTGITCLAAGIGNIHGVYPSSWKSLDFDVLDKISEKTQLPLVLHGGSGLPKDQIQKAIKLGIAKINVNTELQQANAAAVTDFVVSGKIKEGKNFDPRKLLAPGTKAIQELVEAKIVEFGSENQA, encoded by the coding sequence ATGAATCTACAAAATACAAAAGCAATGTTGGAAAAAGCCCGTAAAAACAGATACGCAATTCCACATATTAACATAAATAATCTTGAATGAACAAAAGCCGCACTTCTTGGTGCACAAGCTAAAAAATCTCCTTTAATAATCGCGACCTCAGAAGGTGCGCTAAAATATATGGGAGGTCTAAAAACCGTTTATAATTTAGTGACAAATTTAATTGAATTTTTAGAAATAACAGTCCCTGTTGCCCTTCATTTAGATCACGGAAGTTTTGAAACTTGCAAAAAAGCTCTTGAAACAGGATTTACTTCAGTTATGTATGATGGTTCAAGAGAAAAATTTTCAAAAAATTTAGAACTAACAAGAGAAATTGTTGAGCTTGCAAATTCAAAAAATGCAACAGTTGAAGCTGAAGTTGGTCAAATTGGTGGCGAAGAAGACGGAATTGTCGGAAATGGCGAAATTGCTGACGTTGATCAAGCATATGAAATTTCCAAAACTGGAATTACTTGCCTGGCTGCCGGAATTGGTAACATTCATGGTGTTTATCCCTCTAGTTGAAAATCTTTGGACTTTGATGTTTTAGACAAAATTTCTGAAAAAACTCAACTTCCACTAGTTTTACATGGTGGTAGTGGTCTTCCAAAAGATCAAATTCAAAAAGCAATCAAATTAGGAATTGCAAAAATTAATGTAAATACTGAACTTCAACAGGCCAATGCTGCTGCTGTAACAGATTTTGTTGTTTCTGGAAAAATTAAAGAAGGCAAAAATTTCGATCCTCGAAAATTATTAGCCCCAGGAACAAAAGCGATCCAAGAACTTGTTGAGGCTAAAATTGTCGAATTTGGTTCAGAAAATCAAGCATAA
- the rpoE gene encoding DNA-directed RNA polymerase subunit delta, with amino-acid sequence MKTIISIAINFLKNRESAHFSDIFLEVQVALMSKWENQLPNLSTDKILTLKRGELYKLLTIDGSFVALGNNYWALRSDILI; translated from the coding sequence ATGAAAACTATAATTTCAATAGCAATAAATTTTCTAAAAAACCGAGAATCTGCCCATTTTAGCGACATTTTTCTTGAAGTTCAGGTGGCCTTGATGTCAAAATGAGAAAATCAATTACCTAATTTATCCACAGATAAAATTTTAACTTTAAAAAGAGGTGAGCTCTATAAATTATTAACAATTGATGGTAGTTTTGTTGCTTTGGGCAATAATTATTGAGCCCTTAGAAGTGATATTTTAATTTAA